A window of the Henckelia pumila isolate YLH828 chromosome 3, ASM3356847v2, whole genome shotgun sequence genome harbors these coding sequences:
- the LOC140890842 gene encoding uncharacterized protein, translating to MACGKGNLREEEKSRNVAATAASSSVVISDAVLFATMSIIGMPVDVHARDGSVYSGIFYTACVDRDYAIVLKNARMIKKGNQEANVVIGSLIETLVVPSENFVQIVAKEVRLPANGVTGSGGGKGMEEDVLGHKEYPEREAKVIIPNELGGDIKHKNQTRPVDGPQEIKRDSKTISELQDERITHEPQVSSPSTAAMTISERTDIQESPKKISAGYSTSHEDQRNTGPTSDGTTACSVGSSPKASVTSTPSFDINTESRLRASSASYIPSMPSKSSNLQRTSKESTLNPGAKIFSPSMLHHRSVTPPAMPNGAGVSYMQDTAAMAPMASAQQGVDISSFAHPSMPVKFVSYNNVAIGDGGHDVPYAQSVIGQMVSRTQPVRYAGQYHNFQTGPGYMQSNPQNVTLGRVGPLVCMHPIASDVVQSAAGFSQPTSRSLITPHLPKNQGNASAQALQLCMTPPIITNSPQQFVMPSSIPISQPLFPVLRPVAVPRSNGFFNTKFA from the exons ATGGCTTGCGGAAAGGGTAACTTAAGGGAGGAAGAGAAAAGCCGAAACGTCGCGGCGACGGCGGCGTCTTCATCGGTGGTTATCAGCGATGCTGTGCTATTCGCAACGATGTCCATCATTGGGATGCCTGTTGACGTCCACGCTAGAGATGGCTCGGTTTATTCTGGAATCTTCTACACCGCCTGCGTCGACCGTGACTATG CTATTGTACTGAAGAATGCGAGGATGATCAAGAAGGGGAATCAAGAAGCAAATGTCGTTATTGGCAGTTTGATAGAGACACTTGTAGTTCCGTCAGAAAATTTTGTCCAAATTGTTGCTAAG GAGGTTCGACTCCCTGCAAATGGCGTCACTGGATCTGGAGGAGGAAAGGGCATGGAGGAAGATGTTTTGGGTCATAAAGAATACCCAGAGAGGGAGGCTAAGGTGATTATACCTAACGAGTTGGGAGGAGATATAAAGCATAAAAACCAAACAAG ACCAGTGGATGGCCCACAAGAAATAAAGAGAGACAGCAAAACCATTTCCGAGCTTCAAGATGAGAGAATT ACTCATGAACCTCAGGTCTCCAGCCCAAGCA CGGCCGCAATGACAATTTcagaaagaacagatatccaaGAATCACCTAAAAAGATTTCTGCTGGTTATTCTACCTCACATGAGGACCAGAGAAATACAGGGCCAACTTCAGATGGTACTACTGCATGCTCAGTTGGTTCCTCTCCAAAGGCTTCTGTAACTTCAACTCCCTCATTTGATATCAATACAGAGTCACGCCTCAGGGCATCATCTGCATCCTATATACCTTCCATGCCTTCCAAAAGTTCAAATTTACAGAGAACATCCAAG GAATCTACACTCAATCCTGGAGCTAAAATATTTTCTCCATCAATGTTGCACCATAGATCTGTGACTCCTCCGGCAATGCCTAATGGAGCAGGTGTATCTTACATGCAAGATACTGCTGCTATGGCACCAATGGCAAGTGCACAACAAGGAGTTGATATCAGTTCGTTTGCTCATCCTTCCATGCCTGTTAAGTTTGTTTCATACAACAATGTGGCCATCGGGGATGGTGGCCATGATGTGCCATATGCCCAATCT GTTATTGGGCAAATGGTAAGCAGGACACAACCAGTTAGGTATGCTGGCCAATACCACAATTTTCAAACAGGGCCTGGTTATATGCAATCAAATCCACAAAAT GTTACGCTTGGACGAGTAGGACCACTTGTTTGTATGCATCCCATTGCCAGT GATGTTGTACAGAGTGCAGCAGGGTTCTCTCAACCAACTTCACGGTCTCTTATAACTCCACATCTTCCCAAGAACCAAG GAAATGCTTCGGCTCAGGCATTGCAGTTGTGCATGACTCCACCAATTATAACAAATTCACCTCAGCAATTTGTTATGCCAAGCTCCATTCCCATTTCACAGCCTCTCTTCCCTGTGTTACGGCCTGTGGCAGTTCCAAGATCTAATGGTTTCTTTAACACCAAGTTTGCTTGA